One Pleuronectes platessa chromosome 20, fPlePla1.1, whole genome shotgun sequence DNA window includes the following coding sequences:
- the LOC128425537 gene encoding repetin-like: MGAGHMFPLGFHVTCTVSHQGQTSHQGQTSHQGQTSHQGQTSQQGQTSHQGQTSHQGQTSQQGQTSQQGQTSQQGQTSHQVQRSQQGQTSQQGQTSHQGQTSQQGQTSHQGQTSHQGQTSQQGQTSQQGQTSHQVQRSQQGQTSHQGQTSQQGQTSHQGQTSQQGQTSHQGQTSHQGQTSHQGQMSHQGQTSQQGQTSHQGQTSQGQMSQQGQTSHQGQMSHQGQTSQQGQTSQGQMSQQGQTSHQGQTSQQGQTSQQGQTSHQGQTSQQGQTSQQGQTSHQGQTSHQGQTSHQGQTSQQGQTSQQGQTSQGQMSQQGQTSHQGQTSQQGQTSQQGQTSQGQMSQQGQTSHQGQTSQQGQTSHQGQTSHQGQTSHQGQTSSNAAELLRIVS, encoded by the exons ATGGGGGCGGGGCATATGTTTCCCTTAGGTTTCCATG TTACATGTACGGTGTCTCATCAGGGACAAACGTCTCATCAGGGACAAACGTCTCATCAGGGACAAACGTCTCATCAGGGACAAACGTCTCAACAGGGACAAACGTCTCATCAGGGACAAACGTCTCATCAGGGACAAACGTCTCAACAGGGACAAACGTCTCAACAGGGACAAACGTCTCAACAGGGACAAACGTCTCATCAGGTACAAAGGTCTCAACAGGGACAAACGTCTCAACAGGGACAAACGTCTCATCAGGGACAAACGTCTCAACAGGGACAAACGTCTCATCAGGGACAAACGTCTCATCAGGGACAAACGTCTCAACAGGGACAAACGTCTCAACAGGGACAAACGTCTCATCAGGTACAAAGGTCTCAACAGGGACAAACGTCTCATCAGGGACAAACGTCTCAACAGGGACAAACGTCTCATCAGGGACAAACGTCTCAACAGGGACAAACGTCTCATCAGGGACAAACGTCTCATCAGGGACAAACGTCTCATCAGGGACAAATGTCTCATCAGGGACAAACATCTCAACAGGGACAAACGTCTCATCAGGGACAAACGTCTCAGGGACAAATGTCTCAACAGGGACAAACGTCTCATCAGGGACAAATGTCTCATCAGGGACAAACATCTCAACAGGGACAAACGTCTCAGGGACAAATGTCTCAACAGGGACAAACGTCTCATCAGGGACAAACGTCTCAACAGGGACAAACGTCTCAACAGGGACAAACGTCTCATCAGGGACAAACGTCTCAACAGGGACAAACGTCTCAACAGGGACAAACGTCTCATCAGGGACAAACGTCTCATCAGGGACAAACGTCTCATCAGGGACAAACGTCTCAACAGGGACAAACGTCTCAACAGGGACAAACGTCTCAGGGACAAATGTCTCAACAGGGACAAACGTCTCATCAGGGACAAACGTCTCAACAGGGACAAACGTCTCAACAGGGACAAACGTCTCAGGGACAAATGTCTCAACAGGGACAAACGTCTCATCAGGGACAAACGTCTCAACAGGGACAAACGTCTCATCAGGGACAAACGTCTCATCAGGGACAAACGTCTCATCAGGGACAAACGTCCTCaaatgctgcagagctgctccgCATTGTCTCCTAG
- the tmem200ca gene encoding transmembrane protein 200C gives MIATGGLLRINARRQDSNKTHKPHTHKKKSKKRRKSEVVVVKGKLKLCSLSGLVAALGLLVLLGGVVMATLGYWPRDGLLFRAQPQEGAAMASVSSISSTPAPTQGGERGEELQREEGGGGADDTLNQTESINRTRQQLPRSFVDDFLDRYLYSDRLKVFGPLIMGIGIFLFICANAVLHEVRDKKTKVINLRDIYSTVIDLHSLRRPHPSSSTNPLNGLINYVQSKSLDGKPSSYPASLTSRREGGVGGGGSVFSIYQNTPPLGDSSHILPLPTSVSPLPPPLQRGGLSFFTLPLRRPPPATPRRRHSARARTGGDPPSRRQSLPTGSLTIGYRKLTHGEVASFESTEMTSLHPVTSQKSEEMTSQRKYSNREKLRMISQLMRGDDQSGADITTLQS, from the exons ATGATCGCGACTGGCGGTCTCCTGCGAATCAACGCCCGGCGTCAGgactcaaacaaaacacacaaaccacacacacacaagaagaagagcaagaagaggag AAAGagtgaggtggtggtggtgaagggGAAGTTGAAGCTGTGCTCGCTGTCGGGTCTCGTGGCGGCGCTCGGTCTGCTAGTCCTGCTCGGGGGGGTGGTCATGGCGACTCTGGGCTATTGGCCCCGAGACGGACTGTTGTTCAGAGCTCAGCCACAGGAGGGCGCTGCCATGGCCTCAGTGTCATCCATCAGCTCCACACCTGCACCTACTCAG ggaggagagaggggggaggagctccagagagaagagggagggggaggagctgacGACACTTTGAACCAGACGGAATCCATCAATAGGACGAGGCAACAACTTCCAAGAAGCTTTGTGGACGATTTTCTGGACAG GTATCTGTACTCTGATAGGCTGAAGGTCTTCGGTCCTCTCATCATGGGCATTGGCATTTTTCTCTTCATCTGTGCGAACGCTGTCCTTCACGAGGTCCGGGACAAGAAGACGAAGGTCATCAACCTGCGAGACATTTACTCGACCGTTATCGACCTCCACAGCCTCCGCCGACCACACCCCTCCTCCTCGACCAATCCCCTCAATGGTCTCATTAACTACGTCCAATCAAAGAGCCTGGACGGTAAACCCAGTTCTTACCCTGCGTCCCTGAcgagcaggagggaggggggggttggTGGAGGAGGCTCTGTGTTTAGTATCTACCAGAATACCCCTCCCCTCGGCGACTCCTCCCACATATTACCCCTCCCCACCAGCGTCAGCCCGCTGCCCCCTCCCCTACAGAGGGGGGGGCTCAGCTTCTTCACCTTACCTTTACGCCGCCCGCCCCCCGCCACCCCCCGCCGGAGGCACTCAGCCCGGGCCAGGACAGGGGGAG ATCCTCCCAGCAGAAGGCAGAGCCTGCCCACCGGGAGCCTCACCATCGGTTACAGGAAGCTGACTCACGGAGAGGTTGCATCATTTGAGTCGACAGAGATGACATCATTACACCCTGTGACCTCACAGAAGTCAgaggaaatgacatcacagaGGAAGTACTCAAACAGGGAGAAGCTGAGGATGATCTCTCAGCTGATGAGAGGTGATGACCAATCAGGAGCTGACATTACAACTCTGCAGTCGTGA
- the LOC128425774 gene encoding lethal(3)malignant brain tumor-like protein 1, which produces MKNKVSSSEAAETGLQAALHQSVFLSAMSPQPGRDLSLCWEQHRKLLPGVTRVHAQSVQHWSVQQVSDFIQSIPGCENQVKQFRDEQIDGRAFLLLTQRDIVRIMSIKLGPALKIYNSILMFKHITSQSHAEDTSQSHAEDTSQSHAEDTCRSPVYD; this is translated from the exons atgaagaataaaGTTAGCAGTTCTGAAG cagcagagactggCCTGCAGGCGGCGCTCCACCAGTCCGTCTTCCTGTCGGCCATGTCTCCACAGCCCGGCCGCGACCTGTCTCTCTGCTGGGAGCAACACCGCAAGCTGCTGCCAGGAGTCACCAGAGTCCACGCCCAGTCCGTCCAACACTGGAGCGTCCAACAG GTGTCAGATTTCATTCAGTCCATCCCCGGTTGTGAAAACCAGGTGAAACAGTTCAGAGATGAG CAAATTGATGGGCgggccttcctcctcctcactcagcGTGACATTGTGAGGATCATGTCAATCAAACTTGGTCCCGCGCTCAAGATTTACAACTCAATCCTCATGTTCAAACACATCACGAGCCAATCACACGCTGAGGACACGAGCCAATCACACGCTGAGGACACGAGCCAATCACACGCTGAGGACACCTGCAG GAGTCCTGTATATGACTAG